The Camelina sativa cultivar DH55 chromosome 18, Cs, whole genome shotgun sequence DNA window aCATAAGCCTGTGAACATTCATAAACATTTACAATCGACACAAGCATTCATAGGACACAAGCCTGAGGTAAAAGAATTTGATAGTTGCAGAGGTAAAAGAATTTGATAGTTgcagcaaaataaaatatattgaaattggagaaaaatctgaaatttagCACTGAACATATCTATCGAAGCAAGTCCTGGCACAATGAATGATCGGACACGAGAAAACATAGACCTGAAGCATGAGGACTAAAAGAGAAAGCAAACCTTAATGTAGAAAAAGGTATTGAAAAAATGACACTTGAAGAACTTTTGGGGATCCctagcttctctctctttcagcaATTCAAGATAGAGATTGACAACCTATAAAACAGACAGCATacaacaatgcaaaaacagaagaaaaaaaaaaagcaacatgAGGAgttcaaaacacaaaatacaaataaaaaaaaaaacaaaaaaagatgtgGATTTAGAGCGGTTAACGATCATACCAAAGAAGTACCTCGTCGTTAAGCCATCTAGTCGGCATTAGACATTGTAAAGTTTCTCCACAGATATCAATATTGGAGTTTCTATGCGAAACCAAAACCTTCattctaaaacaacaacaacacaactaGTTAAAATTCCTGAAACAAGTCAATCACATGACATGCTAAagcttctcaaaaaaaaaaaaagtacctatTTCTCCCAGAGAAGGCACTTTTGACTTCAGCTAACTCCTCCTCTTTGAGCGGTATAAAAGGCTCCTAACAAACcaacaaatcaataaaacacacacatgaGTTCAAGCTCCTAAACAATGAGCCATCTACAAAACTCGTCATGGTGTACAACAAGCTCATAACTCAAACCACCATAAGCAATAACATtggaagcaagaaagaaacaGTATACATAAATATTACCTCAATGGAGCGGAGCAATGATGCTTTCAAGTTGTTGTATCCATTTTTACAATTCCTAACACCCCAAGTAGACGACTCTTTTTCAACCAAAATTTTGCAATCATCTCGATCAAATCTCAATGCGGCTTTATTGCGACCAAATAAATTGCTTGTTTCGCGATTATTCTCTTCATTATTGCCACAACAATCTCTAGGTTTTGGTTTCCTTTTAGGAACTGAAGCACGAACTAATAACTTGAATCTAAGGGATCCTCTGCAACGGGTGTGATATTCTCGTCCGATGGAGACTTTTCTCGCCACTGAATTTCTCGAGATTGCACTAGAAGGCGAAACTGGCTTGTCCGAGGATCGGCGTTTGCGTTTCTTCACAGCCTGCAAATTGGTGTTTTTGCGATTGGTCGTTACAGCTGCCATCATCGGAGATTGAATCCGGGAAGCATAAGCGTTGGtttgagaaaattaaattaaagaaaaaaaaaaaactgcgcAGAGTTGAAGACAGATTAAAACTTTAGGGTTAGCTCGCGTCTTCTACTTCAGCCATTTTTGAATTTCATAGTAATTATATTATTCATGTTGTTTGAGTGAAACGAAGCAATTTTTTTACCCATTTCTCTCATCTGATCGAAAGAAAGAGACCGAGTTAAATTTGTGTGAGCTTTTTCTATTAGGGTTAAGCAAACCGAAGCCACAAATCTCGAATCTGAACCGAACTACTATAAGATAACcggaataaaatattttatgaaaattttcgCTTCACAACATCATCAAATGGGCTAATATACCCTCTCAACTCAATCGTTACCTCTTTAGATCAGAAGGTAGAAAAGTGGTTAAATCGTGAACAAGGGAGTCAAGTGAGATTACTGTACCTTCCATGTGATCTGAGTCTGAAAAGATTCTTCGTTCTGTTTCAATTGATCAAGACCTTTAAATTTCTTGATATCATGTAAAAAAGAATGCAGAGAAGACACAGAAACTAATAAACATGTTGACCAATTCTGTTACAACAACAAACCCATAGTAGAAGTATAGCATTTACCAATCGGACTTATGTGCACTAAGTAGAGTATCAATCAAATTCTCATGTGAATAAGACCATTTATCTATAGATTTATTTGATAACTAAGGAAACTATCAATAGCTACACTTCTTTGACGAATGAACTTATTACTTTGTTACCAGAAGAACGATAATACTATCTTTGAAAGACAAGAAGCAACAGAGACTGTAGGATCACAGTTTAGCAAACcgaggttttcttttcttcatctgaGCAGAAACAGCTTCATTGAGATCGTCTGATATAAGCATAGCCGAGTTCCAAGTTGCTACATAGTCTAGACCTTGTTCTACACTCACCTCTCTGCTTCTTAATAACACTGCCTTTGTCCCTGTCACAGCTAGTGGAGACTTGGCTGCTATTCCTGAAAACATCGATAAACACAAATTCTCATAACTTCAATACCAATCATCTCAGAATCGAActtgaaaacaaatcaaacatagAATCAGCAGATTCAAGCAACTCAGTGGATCAAACAATGAGTAAATTGCAAGAACACTAGATTCAAAAACTTAATTCTTATTCCCTAAATCATCTCAGAATCAAATTCCAACACAATTGAGCATTGAATTAGCAGATTTAAGCAACAAATTGAACCAAAACTGTATAGATTGCAAGAAAATATGATTCAAGAACATGATTCTCATTCACTAAACCATCTCAGAATCAAATTTGAAACAAATCGAACAATGATTCAGCAGATTTAAGCATAAATCCGGAGGTAATTAGATTAATTACCTTCAGCGATTATGGTGACGCCATTATCAAGATCCGATTTAGATCCAAAAACCCGAGAAACCAAACCAAGCTCCTTCGCTTCACCACCTGAGAATCTCCGAGCCGTTAACGCCAATTCCATGGCGTTCGCATACCCAACGATACGCGGTAACCTCTGAAGCGTGCCAAGATCCGCGACAATCGCTAAATCAACCTCCTTAATCGAGAAAAAAGCATCCTCAGAGCAATACCTAATATCACAAGCCGCAACGAGGTCAACGCCACCTCCGATACACGCGCCGTGTACAGCGGCGATCACAGGTTTCCGGCAGAGCTCGACGGCCGTGATCGCAGCTTGCATCGACTTGATTTTACGGCGTAGGAGCTCGCTCGAGCGTCCTCTATCGTTTGAGGATTGGGCCTTGATTGAAGACAGGGAACTGAGGTCGATGCCGGAGCAGAAGTGTTTCCCGGCGCCGGAAATGATGATGACGGAGACATCTGGGTTTTGGTCGAGAGATGAGAGAGCTTTCGGGAACTCGACGAAGAAATCGAGGGATAAGGCGTTGAGGTGTGATGGTCTGTTGAGGATGAGCTGAAATACAGAGGAATCAGTGTTCTTGCGTacgatttctagggttttgtatGACTCCATAGCtacaatttttgaaattaacttGATAAGGTGAAGAGATAGAGCTTATACCAAGGCTTGAAATGAAGCATTTGAATCACAAAGGGCATAAATGTACTTTGACTGGAATCATCCTTTTCAAATCAGTATCTTGGTGTTGAGTTTAAGtgaaaaaaagctaaaaaataccccattttttttttttttgaaagtttaataATATCTGGTCTTTTTTGgtcagaagaaaaaatattcatttaattagtgttagtttaaaaatactttattttttaaattgttggTAAATTCGTAGCCCTGACTTAACATCGGTTAACGGCGTTAAAGAATTAGTTAACgttgttaatttataaatacacATGTTAAGTAGATATATAAAACTTAACAAATCGTAATAATTAGTTTCTCATTGTGTAgtggttacaaaaaaaacaatttcccAAAGAAACCTGGGTTCGAATCTACTATTGAGTTTTTTTacctatttttttgtaataaatggCAAACTCGTAaatacatcatcttcttcattcttcatacGGTAGTAGTGGTGGCCGGCGGTGGTGTGCAACCGTCGATTAAAGTTGAACCACCGAATAGATATGAGGTTCTTGCGTCTTTCTTCTCCGTCATATGAGACATAACCAACCTGCGAGTGTAAGAATAGACAAACCCAAAACATGAGCTCCAATCGCATGGTCTTCGCTCCCGCCACCGCCACGCCTTCTCACTCCTTACCCGAAACTCGACCCTGCCGACgtcactcctcctcctccttctcaaCCCGTCCCGCCATAGCCACCACCGCCGCTGCTaatgaagaaaaagatatatttacGAGTTTGCCATTAGttaaaaaagttggaaaaataATAACGCACAAAAGCGTATATTCGAACCCAAGTTTCTTTGagaaagtaatttttttgtaaccacTACACCATGAGAAACTAAACGTTACGAATTGTTAACAAGTTACATATATTTACTTCACACgtgtatttataaattaacaccgtcaattaattatttaatgtccGTTAATGTTAAGTCACGGATACCAATTTACCAACAACTTTAAAAATGAAGTATTTTTAGACCAACACTAATTAAATGAAGTATTTTCTTCCGACCACAAAAGATCAGGTATTAaacttctaaataaaaaataaattggatattttttagcttttttcaGTTGAGTTTAATATTCCTTTGTTGATTTTATCTGGCTCATCTCTAGTTGATTTAAAGGTTTTTTCCTTAATCGTAGTGTATCTTGTTCTCTTCGTCTTACTAGTGAAGATTGATAGTAATTGTATTTGTATTTCTGGTATTGGTGAGTTCTTGCTTTCTTTCTTGTGGGTTTGCTATTGTTTTGATATTGGTGTGAGGTGTATCATGTTTCAGTTTTATTGGTGTTTTTTGTATTCACATATTATATAGGAAAGCTTGATGAGAGtctttagttcttttttttttccaacaacaacacaagattAGGTCAAAACGAACCAACGCGAAAGAACATTGTTTACTAGGTAATTAAGTGCGATTCAGAACGAACACGTCGCGCCAAATTGTCCGTTTTACCATTTTGGAAACGAGGAATTAAGACCaatgaaaaaaatgtgaacTCATCCTTATCAAGTTGCATTTCCTCTAAATAAGGCGTGAACGTTGGCCACTTGGAAGGCGAATACACCATCTTCATCAAGTCAGAGTTGTCAGTAAGGAAAACGACATTCTGATTATCTGCCCCAATCATACACCTCATCGCCCAGACTAGGGCTTCAATCTCTGCATGAAGAAGTGTGAGACTTCTTCGGAGGTTGGCTGCCCCCATAGTGGGAACCTCCGCCATTGGTGGAGAACAATGTCATCCTCTACCTGCATATTGATcagttgctttccaagaaccatctacaaaacataaataactcTTGTTATGCCATCGATCACAACACCACCTCCTCGTCCATGGATTGCCCTTGGGACACCATTCGTGGGTTCACCCATATTAATACACGGCTCGGACGAGGTGTAAGTGGAAAGGTGGAGGTGAATCAAATTGGCCTTCGCTCTCCTTCGATTAACCGGTCAATGGGAAATGAATGATTCGAAGAACACAAGTCACAAAGAGAATGGGGCTCTCTGTCACGGATCCGTAACTAACCCAAAGGTTCAAGAGGAAACCTCTCAAGAACTACTCGTGCTAGGGTTCTTTTCTCTCAAACGGCGCAAGAGAAAACAATGTAATGTTATTGAACTAGGGAAAAAAATCGTGACTAGAAGGCTGCGTATGGGACCTTATTAATAGTCTTTCATCTTTGACATTCAAGGATCGAGATTTAATCTCAAGTTCTAAagaattaaaatacaaaaaaaaatgaaaaagacaagAAAGGAAACATGTTCGCATAAGTGAGACCCTCTCGACAAGTCGGAGGTTTTGATCTCAACTCTCTAGGACTCTATActcaaaaacaaagacaaatatTGTGGCGATTTCcggcaaaacaaattaagagaaaaacaaccaaaaccgAACTTACCTTGTTCATGGGGATCAAAGGCCACGTTGGAGTCGTGTGTTCGATCACTCCTTTttcttcatgtttcttgtttggCGTGTCTTCCTTAGTTGGTAGCAAATCTTTGTGAGATTCTTGCTCATCCTCGTTGTCATTGGAATCAACAGCTCGCTCGTCTCCCCAGTTGTGTTTTTGGCTGCCATGATTGTCTAGTTGTTCAGTTTGAAAATCATCACTTCGTTGATGATTTTTGATGCTCAAGTTGTTGGTTACGGTTGTTGGACAATTGATGGTGCTAAGCAGTGACTCGACGGCTTCATTGAACGTCTCCATAAGCTTTCTAGTGTGAGATCATGTCATAGGTCCGTTAACTACCATACATATCTCTAAAGCAAGGTCATCCGGTTCGGGGATGACTTCGTCGTTTGGTTCAATGTACACATCATCCCCTCCCTCTTGAGAAGGTTCTAGCCTCATAAAAGTGTGTCCTGCATCAAAAGGTGATAAAACAATGACATTAAAATTCTTAGAAATGTGGAACTCACCTTGTAGATCGAGCCGGTAGGCGTTATTGTTGATCCGCTCCAATACTTTAAATGGTTGTCTCTACGAGGTGCAAGTTTGGAACTCCGCTTGACTGGAAATCGCTTCGTTCTCATGTGTAGCCATACCCACTCTTCGGGCTTAAAGATGACCTCCTTCCAATTTTTATCCACCCTTTCATTGTATTTTCAGTTTTCTTCTCTACGTTTTTCTTTACGACTTGGTGTAACTGCTTCACCAGTTCAGCTTTGCATGCCCCGTTTTGATCGAAACGCAATCCTGGCAGTAAAGGCATTAAGTTTAGCGGGGTGAGTGGTTTAAACCTGTAAACAACCTCAAAGGGACAAAACTTAAAAAGCGGAATGAGTAGCACGGTTATAAGCAAATTCGATATATGGTAAGATTCAAGTCAACTCCTAAGTGACTCTTGGTAACTTAGACAGAGCACGGTTTACAATCTTAATTTGACCGTCAGTTTGAGGGTGGTAATTGGTGGAGAAAAGAAGCTTAGTTCCTAATTTCCgccatattttttttcaaaaatggcTCATGAACTTCGTTCCCCTATCAGATACAATGGTTTGGGGGACACCATGTAAGCGTACCACCTCCTTAAAAAATAGATCAGTGATTTGTGTGGCATCATTCGTCTTATCGCAAGGAATAAAATGAGTCATTTTTGAGAAGCGGTCCACCACTACGAAGATGGAGTCCTTGTACTTAATCTTGGgtaaacctaaaacaaaatccatcGAAATATCCTCCCAAGAAGTGTTAAGTATATGTAAAGGCATGTACAAATCATAGGGGTGTGACCTGGATTTTGCTCGAAGACAATTGATGCATTTGGCGCAAAACCTCTCGACGTCTCTTCTCATGTGAGGACAAAATAAATGATCCATGAGGATGGCCATAGTTTTGTCTACACCAAAATTTTCCATAAGTCCTCCGCTATGAGCTTCCTGTGTGATAAGCTCTCTCATGGATCCTTGAGGGATAAACATTCTTTTATCACGGAACAAATAGCCGTCATGCTTGTAGTAAGATCCAAAAGCCGCTTTTTCGCACTCTTTAAATACTTTGCCAAAGTCGGGGTCCTCCCAATTGGCTGTCTTCACATGCTCGAAACCTAACACTTTGGCGTCCATGGTGGCAATGAGAGTATGGCGTCAGGATAAGGTGTAAACCTATAGCGATTGTACTAGCGCGTATAGTTCTTTGTCGTATATCGGGTAGTTGAGGGTAGCTCCGCTCAGCTTCTCACTAAAGTAGGCTATTGGGCATCCCCCTTACGTGAGCACGACTCCAATTCCTAAACCTGAAAAATCACATTCAACCTCAAAAGTTTTGTCAAAGTTAGGTAACGCCAAAGTAGGGGCTTGGGTGAGGCAGTTCTTAAGCTTCCAAAAAGCTTTGTCCTAGGCATCTCCTCATGAAAAGGCTATATGCTTCTTGATTACGGTCGTAAGTAGTGCAGCAATGGTGCTAAAATCCTTTACAAACTGCCGATAAAAATGGCCAAACCGTGAAAATTTCTAACATGGTTGATTGTCGTTGGCGTAGGCCACTCTTCTATAGCCttaatcttttctttatcaACTTGTATAtcatgaaaacttataacaaatcctagaaaaaaaagttgttcatTACAAAAGACGCACTTCTTGAGGTTCGCGCAGAGTCCTTCCTTTTGGAGACACTTGAAAACTTGTTCAAGGTGTAATAAGTGGTCAGATAAATTCTTGTTGTAAATAAGGATATCACTGAAATAGACAACCACAAACTTACAGATATAAGTCCTTAGAACATGGTTCATGAGTCGCATGAAAGTGCCATCTTTCTTTGGCACCAACAGTACAGGGATGGTTGAAGGGCTTAGACTCTTGCGGATATATCCTTTGGACATTAAATCTTGCACTTGCATTTCTAATTCCTTAGCCTTGGTGGGGTTCATCTTGTACGCTGGTCGGTTTGGTAATGTGGATCCGGGGAAAAGGTCAATTTGATGTTCTATCCCTCAGACGGGTGGCATTCCGGGTGGAATTTCCTCCGGAAACACATCCTTGAACTGTTTGAGTAACATTGTCACCTCCGCTGGTAGTTCTAAACACTCTAACCCTAAGAACAAGCTCTCTTTAAAGACAACTAGTAGCACAATGTGTTTGGAATTTAAAACTTTACTAGACGGAGATTGGTTTTACTTATCTGGACGTCCTTGTTGATCTTAAGATGTACATCATGGACCTCAGATGAAGTAAGTGGAAGCAACGTTGTAGTGACCCGCACCAAGGGGTACGAGCCGGACAAGAAAAACTCGATGAAAGGACTCGGAAAGAACCCATAaagatagagaaagaaaaacctTGGACAACAACCAAGAGACTTGTGGAGAAAGACCACTAAGACGCGGAATGGCTGATGGCCAAAGAATGGACGTGAACCGTTGGGTCATGAAGGTGATGGACGATGGTCGATGGAAGGACATCGGTAGAAATTCTAAAGGAATACTAAGGAGAGAAATGGTCGGGTTAGAAGTGAGGATAGTCGAGAGAACGGACCATGGGAAAGGGATGGCCGTGCACCAAATGATCAACCAAAGTACCACGGGGCCATTGATGGGGTAGGTCACGGTACGTACCAAGCACGGGTGGAACGTACAAACTGAATGGTAAAAGGATCATTCGCTACGGACGAGAACACCGTATGTAGTGTACAGATGGACCAAACCACATACATGGTACCGTGTACCACAGACGAGTATGTCGGGTGAACTCGAGACGCATAAGGGATGCGGGAAAGACGATGGGAAGCGGAAGAGTTGGCCACAGTTAAAATGCAACGTGTCAAGTGATTAACACACTTCTGTGAGCGAGTGTGATGGATGCGCCGCATGTAGCTCAGATTGGGCCACGTGTCAGACGCATGCAGGAAACTATACACTTGTCGCCACTCTCATGCCACTTGGTTTGGGGAGGAACTCAAAGTGGGAGGCTTATAAATAGCACCCCAAGCTCTCATTTTCGACCCAAAACCTCTCAAAGTACTGAAACTCTCTCAAATATCTGTTTGATTTCTTGAGAGAAGATTGAGTGATTGTTCGATCAAGAAGGAAGACGAGAGTGATTTTTTTGAAGCCAAAGGCcaaggaaggaggaggaggtgcTGTCAGATCCgcggtgtggtggagatcaatTCAACCAAGTTTCTGCTAAAAACAGTGAGTTGCGgttgtttgtttatggatgatGCATTAGCTCTCTAGCTCTTGCATCATTCcttgtttgttgcatgttctTGTTGCATGTAGTTCTTGTTAGATTGCATGTAGACAAGTTAAAGGGTAAGTTGACTTGCATGCATTCTTGGGGGAAAAGAAGTGCATTAAGTTTTGGTGATCTCGGTTTGTTACTGCATGAGTGGAAGACCTATTGCATGCATAAATCAGAGGATATGAGATCAACTGATTTGGTGAAAAATATTTACAAGAATTCTTTTGCATAAAAATTCGGACATGGGGATGACATGCATGATTAAGTTGATAAGCATGCATAGATTGGGAAATTTTAACCTGAAAGGACTTGATGAAAGATCAGTCTATTGGAGGGTTATTTTTAAAGAAGTCATGCGAGAATTACCAGGGTGAAAAGAGTCAAATGCATATTCAAATATTGTGGAGAAAAATGTTTACATGATGAGAAGAAATATTGTTAGAATTTTAATGCATTTTTCTTGCATAAAAATCGAGTTAAGGGTCTTTCATACATGaataaaaattgtgaaaaatAACCCAAGTATTTTTGATGAGAAGTTGAACTTGTGGTTTAAGTGGCATTATTTTGGTGCATAAAGAGGGTTTGCATGCATGTTTAGGagtcttaagttgcttgatttcATTCTTGCTTCTTAAGATTATTgtgtgttgttcttgcttgattttcgTTGCATTGCTTTGCGTGATTATCTTGCTTGAATTCTTTGGGCGTGTAGCGGTACTTAATTCTTTGTGTCGTGAAACTTAGAGTTAAGTACTTGTCCTAGCTAGTCCGCGAATTAAATGTTTTGGTTTGTAGCTAGtggtcgatcttctgttcccaACGTGTATTGTGGAAGTCCAGTGAGCTAATCCAGAGGGATCTCACAGAAGGGACAATTCGGTgcctagctagctactagcccgAACTGCTGCATGACGATGCGGCTAAGTGAAAAACCGgttggttacctttgtggtttcaatGCAGAGTGAATGGGAGGGGACGTGACAGATgatcgaagggccctaggttGTGGTATGGTTGTTGAAATTGAGGCATGGATGACTAGAGTGTGGCAAAGTGGCCTAGGATGTGAAAGTCTAGGGTGGTCAATTTATCTTGACGCACTACTAGCATTCTCTACCCATTGGTTAATGCAGGTGATGTGACGTGGATGCCAAGGTTGAATAAAAGTCTAGATGAGTTAAGTCTGCTTGATTGTGTCTAGTGTATTCTTGTGTGTTGACTGCTGCTTGTTTAACGCTTCCGCATTACGTATTATTTGATTGTTGTGTGGAGTAGTTGGGTGGGAAGAATGCATGTTAGAGGGTTAcccaactcactgagtaatcttagattactcattcCTTTCCCAATATGTTTTTGTCTTGTCGGAAAGACTAATTGGGTAGAGTTGGGGCAACTAAGAAACCGGATAGGATGTTTTTTATGCTGTTTTGCAAAATCCTATGCCtttttaacttgttttcttcGAAACGGATCCAACTGTTTTACTTAAGTATTTCGTTTGAAATTGAAACATTTAACTTAAGTAATAATATGaagtatttttcatatattcgGACAAGTGGAATGGTACATGGCCTAGTCCGGGCCAGCACAACGCCGCGTAAGTTACaagggttgaaaagcctaaggGACGTACGTAGCAGGAAGGCATTGGCCGGTGAATTAGCTGAGGGACTTACTTCGTTGGTGGAACCTCGGTCGGATCGTAGGTGGATGTCCTCTTCGTGGCTTCTCCGGGCCGGTCGGCGGTTTGTCCGGCtgtaggacggttcgggggcgtttcAAACCTTGACCTTACGTTTGT harbors:
- the LOC104760626 gene encoding putative ubiquitin-like-specific protease 1B — encoded protein: MMAAVTTNRKNTNLQAVKKRKRRSSDKPVSPSSAISRNSVARKVSIGREYHTRCRGSLRFKLLVRASVPKRKPKPRDCCGNNEENNRETSNLFGRNKAALRFDRDDCKILVEKESSTWGVRNCKNGYNNLKASLLRSIEEPFIPLKEEELAEVKSAFSGRNRMKVLVSHRNSNIDICGETLQCLMPTRWLNDEVVNLYLELLKEREARDPQKFFKCHFFNTFFYIKLVSGSCYNYQAVRRWTTQRKLGYDLVDCDIIFVPIHGCLHWTLAVINKRECKFQYLDSLNGVNPTVLNDLAKYLVDEVKDKSGQNIDVSSWDIEYVKDLPRQQNGYDCGMFMLKYIDFYSRGLRLQFSQKDMPYFRLRTAKEILRLRAQ
- the LOC104760625 gene encoding delta(3,5)-Delta(2,4)-dienoyl-CoA isomerase, peroxisomal produces the protein MESYKTLEIVRKNTDSSVFQLILNRPSHLNALSLDFFVEFPKALSSLDQNPDVSVIIISGAGKHFCSGIDLSSLSSIKAQSSNDRGRSSELLRRKIKSMQAAITAVELCRKPVIAAVHGACIGGGVDLVAACDIRYCSEDAFFSIKEVDLAIVADLGTLQRLPRIVGYANAMELALTARRFSGGEAKELGLVSRVFGSKSDLDNGVTIIAEGIAAKSPLAVTGTKAVLLRSREVSVEQGLDYVATWNSAMLISDDLNEAVSAQMKKRKPRFAKL